One region of Bdellovibrio bacteriovorus genomic DNA includes:
- a CDS encoding amidase, with protein MNELLKLSATEIAAKVARREVTPSEVLEAHIARIEAVNPSLNAMVEKDFERARKLAKEQDERVAKDNTNLPVFFGVPFTVKEMFAYKGMKRTGGSIHKKELILDWDATVVERMKNAGAIPMGSTNVPELGFWFETFNPVYGRTNNPYDVTRTCGGSSGGEGALLGAGASPMGLGSDIGGSIRMPAFFCGVSGHKPSRKLVPLTGHFPFERDELLGLSEEKYPYTSMGPMSRKASDLYPMLKVMMGADGRDPHTMEKPVLEERTQEWAGRKILICPEPIFHRTRSTDYELAQVVRNCGRLFSELGADVQELDPRFFVHATSLWFSALKSSKNRHLYETLMGPEKDFSIGKELLKVALGRGDYTFPNLLVSLGEKLNIGGEDFAEDMQALAKMKADLDEMLGEEGLLLLPPHPRVAPKHRAPLWSPFDFIYTAIFVTTGHPATVTPTGLNSEGLPLGIQIVAGHMKDHLTLSCAEFIETTFGGWQPPK; from the coding sequence ATGAATGAACTGCTGAAACTTTCTGCTACCGAAATTGCCGCAAAAGTCGCTCGTCGTGAAGTGACTCCGTCTGAAGTTTTAGAAGCGCACATTGCGCGCATCGAAGCGGTGAATCCGTCACTCAATGCCATGGTTGAAAAAGACTTTGAGCGCGCTCGCAAACTTGCCAAAGAGCAAGACGAACGCGTGGCTAAGGACAACACCAACCTTCCCGTCTTTTTCGGAGTGCCTTTCACCGTGAAAGAGATGTTTGCCTATAAAGGCATGAAGCGCACCGGCGGCAGCATTCATAAAAAAGAACTCATCCTTGATTGGGATGCAACCGTCGTTGAAAGAATGAAAAATGCAGGCGCGATCCCAATGGGTTCAACGAACGTTCCTGAACTGGGATTTTGGTTTGAAACTTTCAATCCAGTTTATGGTCGCACGAACAATCCTTACGATGTCACTCGCACTTGCGGCGGCAGCAGTGGTGGCGAAGGAGCTCTTTTAGGAGCTGGCGCATCCCCAATGGGACTTGGCAGTGATATCGGCGGCAGCATTCGTATGCCCGCTTTTTTCTGTGGAGTCTCTGGTCACAAACCTTCACGCAAGCTTGTTCCATTGACAGGACACTTCCCTTTTGAACGCGATGAGCTTTTAGGCCTGAGTGAAGAAAAATATCCTTACACATCCATGGGTCCAATGAGTCGTAAGGCTTCGGATCTTTACCCGATGTTAAAAGTGATGATGGGTGCCGATGGACGTGATCCTCACACGATGGAAAAGCCCGTCCTGGAAGAGCGAACTCAAGAATGGGCCGGAAGAAAAATTTTAATCTGCCCTGAGCCTATTTTCCATCGCACGCGTTCGACAGATTATGAACTTGCGCAAGTGGTTCGCAACTGCGGAAGGTTATTTTCTGAATTAGGAGCTGACGTTCAAGAACTCGATCCACGATTCTTCGTGCATGCGACAAGCCTTTGGTTTTCGGCATTGAAGAGTTCAAAGAACCGCCATCTTTACGAAACACTGATGGGCCCTGAAAAAGATTTCTCTATCGGTAAAGAACTTCTGAAAGTAGCGTTGGGTCGTGGCGATTACACTTTCCCAAATCTGCTCGTTTCCTTAGGCGAAAAACTGAATATCGGAGGCGAAGACTTCGCCGAAGACATGCAAGCCTTAGCAAAAATGAAAGCCGACCTTGATGAGATGTTAGGTGAAGAAGGACTTCTTCTTCTCCCTCCACACCCCAGAGTCGCACCAAAACACAGAGCACCTTTATGGTCGCCGTTTGATTTTATCTATACAGCGATCTTTGTTACCACTGGCCATCCGGCAACAGTAACACCGACAGGCCTCAACTCTGAAGGTCTTCCTCTGGGAATCCAAATTGTCGCAGGTCACATGAAAGATCATCTCACCCTTTCCTGCGCCGAATTCATCGAAACCACCTTCGGCGGCTGGCAACCCCCGAAATAG
- a CDS encoding ABC transporter permease: MKKLLLIFAVSFLSVLTVLTIFYPWLGFGTGLEQNVDNILLPAGKSHLFGTDTLGRELLSRVLLGGRISLLVGLLCSLLSFIFGFIYGAIAGWFEGVTDRVLMRFLDILMAIPSFILVSILCMSLQVLLPFDDIFLKSLATLCLGISATHWMSLARVTRGMVLEIKRKPFVEAAMALGGTRTHILLRHVLPNMLGTLLILVALQIPTNILYESFMSFIGLGIHPPYTSWGILVREGWKTLSSFPHLILYPSLILFLTVWSFHIILDALKSKFRL, translated from the coding sequence ATGAAAAAGCTTCTTCTGATTTTCGCGGTGAGTTTTCTTTCAGTGCTCACTGTGCTGACGATTTTTTATCCGTGGCTGGGATTCGGCACTGGTTTAGAACAAAACGTCGATAATATTTTACTACCAGCAGGGAAGAGTCATCTTTTTGGCACAGACACCCTGGGCCGCGAGCTTCTATCTCGCGTTCTTTTAGGCGGAAGAATTTCTCTTTTAGTAGGACTCTTGTGTTCTTTATTATCCTTTATTTTCGGATTTATTTATGGTGCCATCGCCGGATGGTTTGAAGGCGTTACTGATCGAGTGCTGATGCGCTTTTTAGATATCTTGATGGCCATCCCCAGCTTCATCTTGGTTTCGATTCTGTGCATGAGTTTGCAAGTGCTGTTGCCTTTTGATGATATCTTTTTAAAGTCGCTAGCGACATTGTGCTTGGGTATTTCCGCCACTCACTGGATGAGCTTAGCCCGTGTCACACGCGGGATGGTTCTAGAGATAAAAAGAAAACCCTTCGTTGAAGCCGCGATGGCCTTAGGCGGAACAAGAACCCATATTCTTTTGCGCCACGTACTTCCAAACATGTTAGGAACTTTGTTAATCCTAGTAGCGCTGCAAATCCCCACAAACATCTTATACGAAAGTTTCATGAGCTTTATCGGTTTAGGAATTCACCCACCCTATACAAGCTGGGGCATCCTTGTACGCGAAGGCTGGAAAACCCTCTCAAGCTTCCCACACCTCATTCTGTATCCATCATTGATTTTATTTTTAACAGTCTGGAGTTTCCACATCATCCTAGACGCCCTAAAATCCAAGTTCCGTCTTTAA
- a CDS encoding ABC transporter permease yields the protein MLKALPGGPFDEETALNPLVKEKLQEHWKVDQSWVGQATSYLTSLVQGDLGVSMTRPERTVTEIISQGVANTLTLNALALLFILIGAFVISLVAVRFKDTWVEHLIDQTVIAFLSLPSLFWGPLLIYFFGFYWNVFPVAFLTGPSHYVLPLLTLCLRPLAVLIRLLKNSLNENLQQDYVRTARAKGVKIWNILFHHVLKNSLIPFLSYVGPLIVSLLSGSFLVEVLFAVPGLGTEFISALNDRDYTLIVGLTLFYGALLVLVNSFIDVLIKIADPRLREEA from the coding sequence TTGCTGAAGGCACTTCCTGGCGGCCCCTTTGATGAAGAGACGGCCCTCAATCCTCTCGTAAAAGAAAAACTTCAAGAGCACTGGAAAGTCGATCAATCTTGGGTCGGGCAGGCGACTTCTTATCTTACTTCTTTAGTTCAAGGTGATTTGGGCGTGTCTATGACTCGGCCTGAGCGCACGGTGACCGAGATTATCTCTCAAGGTGTTGCCAATACTTTGACCTTAAACGCGTTGGCTTTGCTTTTTATTTTAATCGGCGCCTTTGTGATTTCGTTGGTCGCGGTTCGTTTCAAAGACACGTGGGTTGAACATCTGATTGATCAAACGGTGATCGCGTTTCTTTCTCTACCCAGCCTTTTCTGGGGACCTTTGTTAATTTATTTCTTTGGATTTTACTGGAATGTTTTCCCTGTGGCCTTTTTGACGGGGCCTTCTCACTACGTGTTGCCGCTTTTGACATTGTGTCTTCGTCCGTTAGCGGTGCTAATTCGTCTTTTGAAAAATTCTTTAAATGAAAACTTACAACAAGATTACGTACGAACCGCGCGCGCTAAAGGTGTGAAGATTTGGAATATTCTTTTTCACCACGTCCTTAAGAACTCTTTGATCCCTTTTTTAAGCTACGTCGGTCCTTTGATCGTTTCTCTTCTTTCAGGTTCTTTCTTAGTGGAAGTTCTTTTTGCCGTTCCCGGATTGGGAACAGAGTTTATATCTGCGCTAAATGACCGCGACTACACGCTTATCGTGGGTCTGACATTGTTCTATGGTGCTTTGTTAGTTTTAGTAAATTCATTCATCGATGTCCTGATTAAAATAGCCGATCCGCGATTAAGGGAGGAAGCATGA
- a CDS encoding transglycosylase SLT domain-containing protein, with product MKIAHACLAVSLFVGSMAGAQTPKSDLDSFKKALEQFRSSKYEEAITGFEAILKEKTTLEEYARFYLAQSFMKSSKLDQAEVELKKVLDLSPNVKMSIEASNLLGQVALEKKNFKLASNYFVKLEKRTRNTEDYPDVIYNLAVAEKGLTRHGQMCKWLVKLYERYPAYPKVQDWSVDLSKNEFEGKPTDCNVTTEDFRTRVRYLLWAGLDQKAQGEINIMKEKLAKTDKYLADKLQAQFFLQEGEVNKAVDILKPYYEANKRNFDYLILFASAAARAGEVQLAVGSYYSAYKLSPRSKTGRQALYQSAFLSYQFQDYDGAARRFQEFMKVYPKSGLNKDAQWHLAWLQYLKGDYQGSYKAFSRLNELKRRNKRAWKSLPQDRLEYWMAMSLFRQGKVDQAKNMMEDLANDPLMGYYSITAQARLKKMAEIKTPKLAASPLPTQPRVISRFSAGEFLMPTNQEEYRGDETESEETLVLTQYSADDEKSEDEEADAVDNPDLKSVEVVTDEALPDVGGEKVTTFSNPVLMKRFERARDMMILGEYEWARWDLYDIERKTSNREYLRTLMGEYNTAGHFNRSSYIAQINFSGQRAAHGLEGIRYLWEFAYPRAYGEYVEKYTKKFTVPEELVWGIMRAETNYRRDAISPVGALGLMQVMPFTGHKVAVLLGEKEFKAPLLLQPETSVKVGSRYLKRLMDRFENAIPLVAAGYNAGPHRVKNWLASFGNLETDEFIEHIPFLETRNYVKRVVSNAYIYSNLYGNKKDLFPYMAGSVPAKHMADLAGKENWDDI from the coding sequence ATGAAGATTGCACATGCGTGCTTAGCCGTTTCTTTGTTTGTGGGCTCCATGGCCGGAGCACAAACCCCAAAATCCGATTTAGACTCTTTTAAAAAGGCGCTGGAGCAGTTCCGCTCTTCGAAATACGAAGAAGCTATCACTGGCTTTGAAGCTATTTTAAAAGAAAAAACCACTCTAGAAGAATACGCGCGCTTTTATTTGGCGCAGTCGTTCATGAAATCCAGCAAACTGGATCAAGCGGAAGTGGAGCTTAAAAAAGTTCTCGATCTTTCGCCGAATGTGAAAATGTCCATCGAAGCTTCAAATCTTCTGGGACAAGTCGCACTTGAGAAGAAAAATTTTAAGCTGGCGAGCAATTATTTCGTCAAACTTGAAAAAAGAACCCGTAACACGGAAGACTATCCGGACGTGATCTATAATTTGGCCGTGGCCGAAAAAGGTCTGACTCGTCATGGTCAAATGTGTAAGTGGCTGGTTAAACTTTACGAGCGCTATCCGGCGTATCCCAAAGTTCAGGATTGGAGCGTAGATCTTTCCAAGAATGAATTTGAAGGAAAACCTACGGACTGTAATGTGACGACGGAAGATTTCCGCACGCGCGTTCGTTATCTGTTATGGGCTGGTCTTGATCAAAAGGCTCAAGGCGAAATCAATATCATGAAAGAAAAGTTGGCAAAGACAGATAAGTATCTTGCCGACAAGCTTCAGGCTCAATTCTTCCTTCAAGAAGGGGAAGTGAATAAGGCCGTTGATATTTTAAAACCGTACTATGAAGCGAATAAAAGAAACTTCGACTATTTAATTCTTTTTGCTTCGGCGGCAGCTAGAGCCGGTGAAGTTCAATTGGCGGTAGGGTCATATTACTCAGCTTATAAATTAAGCCCTCGTTCTAAAACAGGTCGTCAGGCACTTTATCAGTCGGCGTTCCTCAGCTACCAGTTTCAAGACTACGATGGAGCGGCTCGACGCTTCCAAGAGTTCATGAAAGTGTATCCGAAATCAGGTCTGAATAAAGATGCTCAGTGGCACCTGGCCTGGTTGCAATATCTAAAAGGCGACTATCAAGGTTCTTATAAAGCGTTTTCTCGTTTGAATGAATTGAAACGCCGAAATAAAAGAGCCTGGAAATCATTGCCACAAGATCGTCTGGAATACTGGATGGCGATGAGTCTTTTCCGCCAAGGTAAAGTCGATCAAGCGAAAAACATGATGGAAGATTTGGCGAACGATCCGTTGATGGGCTATTACTCGATCACGGCGCAAGCCCGTCTTAAGAAAATGGCTGAAATTAAAACGCCGAAGTTAGCGGCCTCACCTCTGCCAACACAACCGCGCGTGATCTCTCGATTCTCTGCCGGTGAATTCTTGATGCCAACCAATCAAGAAGAGTATCGCGGGGATGAAACAGAGTCTGAAGAAACATTGGTTCTGACTCAGTATTCTGCTGATGATGAAAAGAGTGAAGACGAAGAAGCAGATGCGGTTGATAACCCGGATCTTAAATCCGTGGAAGTCGTGACGGATGAGGCTCTTCCTGATGTCGGTGGCGAAAAGGTGACGACATTCTCAAATCCAGTTTTGATGAAGCGCTTTGAGCGCGCGCGTGACATGATGATCTTGGGTGAGTACGAATGGGCTCGCTGGGACCTTTATGACATTGAAAGAAAAACGTCCAACCGTGAATATCTACGCACTTTAATGGGCGAGTACAATACGGCGGGGCACTTCAATCGCTCGTCCTATATTGCGCAAATCAACTTCAGCGGCCAAAGAGCGGCTCACGGCCTTGAAGGTATTCGCTATCTTTGGGAGTTCGCTTATCCTCGCGCCTACGGTGAGTATGTTGAAAAGTACACCAAGAAGTTCACAGTACCTGAAGAGCTTGTTTGGGGTATCATGCGTGCGGAAACAAACTACCGTCGCGATGCGATTTCTCCCGTGGGAGCTTTGGGCTTAATGCAAGTCATGCCATTCACTGGTCATAAAGTGGCTGTTCTTTTGGGTGAAAAAGAATTCAAGGCGCCTTTGTTGTTGCAACCGGAAACTTCCGTGAAAGTCGGTTCACGTTACTTGAAACGTTTGATGGATCGATTTGAAAATGCGATTCCTCTTGTGGCCGCAGGTTACAATGCGGGTCCTCACCGTGTGAAAAACTGGCTGGCAAGCTTCGGGAATTTGGAAACAGATGAATTCATCGAACACATTCCGTTTTTAGAAACTCGCAACTATGTGAAGCGCGTGGTTTCAAATGCTTATATTTACTCTAACTTGTACGGCAACAAAAAAGATCTTTTCCCTTACATGGCGGGTTCAGTGCCAGCAAAACACATGGCCGATCTTGCAGGAAAAGAAAATTGGGATGACATTTGA
- the radA gene encoding DNA repair protein RadA, producing the protein MAKSKAKSIYTCQNCGAQRPRWEGKCSDCGAWNSYVEELQLPEVKTRGWSTGTSEKGSPAAKPISLDQSLEEVKLDRFDTGYEELNRVLGGGLARGSFVLLGGSPGIGKSTLLLQMAGGLAKNKHKILYISGEESVSQTGSRAHRLGIRSPLIEIGCESNLHSIMELARHKKPDVLVVDSIQTMYLPDLQAAPGSVSQVRECAGHLMGLAKQDNITVILIGHVTKDGNIAGPKVLEHMVDCVLSFDGDASYNFRLLRALKNRFGAAQELGVFQMNQKGLEEVSNPSELFLEERGNQLIGSAVFASMEGTRPLLCEVQALTLSSPMAMPRRTALGIDVNRLHLLTAVLDRHLDIRLGHNDIFINVVGGLKLIEPAADLAVAAAILSTEGRRDLDSKTCFFGEIGLTGEVRGVSFVENRIKEGDKLGFQHFVIPYSNKRHLADLKLSKDKKISFIRNVQDLSKLI; encoded by the coding sequence ATGGCAAAATCGAAGGCGAAAAGTATTTATACCTGTCAAAATTGTGGAGCCCAACGACCAAGGTGGGAAGGAAAATGCTCGGACTGCGGCGCGTGGAACTCCTACGTCGAAGAATTGCAGCTTCCAGAGGTGAAAACCAGAGGTTGGTCTACGGGAACCTCTGAAAAAGGCTCTCCGGCAGCGAAGCCGATTTCACTAGACCAAAGCCTTGAAGAAGTGAAATTGGATCGTTTTGATACAGGGTATGAAGAGCTCAACCGCGTTTTGGGTGGCGGACTTGCGCGCGGAAGTTTTGTGCTGCTGGGCGGCTCTCCCGGCATCGGAAAGTCGACTTTGCTTTTACAAATGGCGGGCGGCCTTGCGAAGAACAAGCATAAGATTCTTTATATTTCCGGCGAGGAAAGTGTATCGCAAACCGGCTCGCGTGCTCATCGTTTAGGCATTCGCTCCCCACTGATCGAAATCGGTTGCGAGAGCAACCTTCATAGCATCATGGAACTTGCACGCCACAAAAAGCCCGATGTGCTTGTCGTCGACTCTATTCAAACAATGTATTTGCCGGATCTGCAAGCAGCGCCGGGATCAGTATCACAGGTCCGTGAGTGTGCGGGTCACCTGATGGGCCTTGCAAAGCAAGATAACATCACGGTGATCCTCATTGGTCACGTCACGAAAGATGGAAATATCGCAGGTCCTAAAGTGCTTGAGCATATGGTGGACTGTGTTCTTTCATTTGATGGAGATGCCTCTTACAACTTCCGTCTTTTGCGCGCCCTGAAAAATCGTTTTGGTGCAGCTCAAGAGCTGGGCGTTTTTCAAATGAATCAAAAAGGTTTGGAAGAAGTCTCGAACCCTTCAGAACTTTTCTTAGAAGAGCGTGGAAACCAACTTATTGGCTCGGCGGTCTTTGCTTCGATGGAAGGCACGCGTCCTTTACTGTGTGAAGTGCAAGCATTGACTTTATCAAGTCCCATGGCGATGCCTCGTCGCACGGCTTTGGGTATTGACGTGAACCGTCTGCATTTATTGACCGCCGTTTTAGATCGCCACTTGGATATTCGCTTAGGCCATAACGATATTTTCATCAATGTTGTTGGAGGGCTTAAACTGATTGAGCCTGCGGCTGACCTTGCTGTCGCGGCCGCCATTCTTTCAACCGAAGGGCGACGTGATCTAGATTCCAAAACTTGTTTCTTTGGCGAAATCGGATTGACCGGCGAAGTGCGCGGAGTTTCGTTCGTGGAAAATCGTATTAAAGAAGGCGATAAACTGGGATTCCAGCATTTCGTCATTCCTTATTCGAACAAACGCCACCTTGCGGACTTAAAACTATCCAAAGATAAGAAAATTTCTTTTATACGAAACGTGCAAGATTTGAGTAAACTGATCTAA
- a CDS encoding Crp/Fnr family transcriptional regulator translates to MTDALSAIQKETYKPGDFIFFEGDIENHFYIVETGVVNIFTKDQMGKRIPIVDIVDGESFGEFALISKMPRSASAQAVTDVVLVKVSEDGFKQLLEELPTWAECMLKSFVDRLQNMTEKVRELEQFKKHE, encoded by the coding sequence ATGACAGACGCACTCAGCGCCATTCAAAAAGAAACCTATAAGCCCGGCGATTTCATCTTCTTTGAAGGTGACATCGAAAATCACTTCTACATCGTGGAAACCGGAGTCGTGAATATTTTCACTAAAGATCAGATGGGAAAAAGAATTCCTATCGTCGATATTGTCGATGGCGAATCTTTCGGTGAATTCGCGCTGATTTCTAAAATGCCAAGAAGTGCTTCTGCTCAAGCCGTCACGGATGTGGTATTGGTAAAAGTTTCTGAAGACGGATTTAAACAGCTTTTAGAAGAGCTTCCCACTTGGGCGGAATGCATGCTCAAGTCCTTCGTGGATCGCTTGCAAAATATGACCGAAAAAGTACGCGAGCTCGAACAATTTAAAAAACACGAATAA